Within the Streptomyces sp. YIM 121038 genome, the region GGTGCGGGGCTCGTACGGGCGTTCTCTCGCTCCGGCAGCCAGGATAGGCGGGGTGCCTCACTCGCCTCGCGGCGCGTACATGATCAGGGCCATGCCGGCGAGGCACACCAGGGCGCCGGTGACGTCCCACCGGTCGGGCCGGTAGCCGTCCGCGACCGCGCCCCAGGCGAGCGACCCGGCCACGAAGACGCCGCCGTACGCCGCCAGGATGCGGCCGAACTCGGCGTCGGGCTGGAGCGTCGCGACGAAGCCGTAGAGGCCGAGGGCGAGGACGCCCGCGCCGATCCACACCCAGCCCCGGTGCTCCCGCACGCCTTGCCAGACGAGCCAGGCACCGCCGATCTCGAAGAGGGCGGCGACGGCGAAGAGGGCGGCGGAGCGGGCGACGAGCATGGCGCCCAGGGTGTCACGGGCCGCGGCGGCGGCCGGT harbors:
- a CDS encoding YnfA family protein; protein product: MLVARSAALFAVAALFEIGGAWLVWQGVREHRGWVWIGAGVLALGLYGFVATLQPDAEFGRILAAYGGVFVAGSLAWGAVADGYRPDRWDVTGALVCLAGMALIMYAPRGE